A single genomic interval of Gossypium raimondii isolate GPD5lz chromosome 11, ASM2569854v1, whole genome shotgun sequence harbors:
- the LOC105802102 gene encoding cytochrome P450 94B3 gives MVTSFFLGFLFGFFIFSSVVSSFMHEFIHSFSAKKTFSASNGQPSYPFLGCLISFYKNRSRLLDWYTDLLSESPCQTIVVSRLGARRTVVTANPANIEYILKTNFNNFPKGRPFTEILGDLLGCGIFNVDGELWSTQRKLASHEFSTKSLREFVVKTLQEVVDDRLVPLLEAAMEAEEVLDLQDVLRRLAFDTVCKVSLGYDPFCLDLSKPVPPLVKAFDTASEISAMRGMAPMIVVWKLKRALNVGSEKKLKEAIDLVHGCVLEIIRNKKKALEEAKAKSAAARGGEDLLSRLLSAGHDGGVVRDMVISFIMAGRDTTSSAMTWLFWLLSKHENAEKMMVKEVESMLGNGGNGLDFETLKEMNFVKACICESMRLYPPVAWDSKHALDDDVLPDGTFVGKGDRVTYFPYGMGRMEALWGKDWFEFEPDRWFQEPGAENGLLKPVSPFKFPVFQAGPRVCLGKEMAFIQMKYVVASILKKFEIRPVNREQPVFVPLLTGHMAGGLNVLVKRRELK, from the coding sequence ATGGTTACCTCTTTCTTCTTGggttttttatttgggtttttcaTATTCTCTAGTGTCGTTTCATCTTTCATGCACGAATTTATACACTCTTTTTCGGCCAAGAAAACGTTTTCGGCTTCCAATGGGCAGCCTTCGTATCCGTTTCTTGGCTGTCTCATCTCTTTTTACAAGAATCGCAGCCGTCTCTTGGATTGGTACACTGATCTTTTGTCGGAGTCGCCTTGCCAGACCATCGTGGTGAGCCGTCTCGGTGCACGTCGTACGGTCGTCACTGCGAATCCTGCTAATATCGAGTATATACTTAAGACCAACTTCAATAATTTCCCTAAAGGCAGGCCTTTCACTGAAATCCTGGGCGATCTTCTCGGTTGTGGGATATTTAACGTTGATGGGGAGCTGTGGAGTACTCAACGGAAGCTCGCCAGCCATGAGTTTAGTACAAAGTCATTGAGAGAATTCGTGGTGAAAACCCTCCAAGAAGTGGTGGATGATCGGCTGGTACCGTTGCTTGAAGCGGCGATGGAGGCCGAGGAAGTCCTTGATTTGCAAGACGTGTTAAGAAGATTAGCATTCGACACCGTGTGTAAAGTATCATTGGGTTACGACCCTTTTTGCTTGGATCTTTCGAAACCAGTGCCGCCGCTCGTTAAAGCGTTCGATACCGCATCGGAGATATCCGCCATGCGGGGAATGGCGCCCATGATCGTGGTGTGGAAACTAAAGAGAGCCCTTAACGTCGGGTCGGAAAAGAAACTCAAGGAAGCTATCGATCTCGTTCACGGCTGCGTATTGGAGATCATTCGGAACAAAAAGAAGGCTCTCGAAGAAGCGAAGGCCAAAAGCGCCGCCGCCAGAGGTGGCGAAGACTTACTGTCGAGGCTGTTATCAGCTGGACACGACGGTGGTGTCGTGAGAGATATGGTGATTAGCTTCATAATGGCTGGAAGAGACACCACCTCCTCCGCCATGACGTGGCTGTTTTGGCTGCTTTCGAAGCATGAAAATGCGGAGAAAATGATGgtgaaagaagtggaatcgatGCTCGGTAATGGCGGAAATGGACTGGATTTCGAAACGTTAAAGGAAATGAATTTCGTGAAAGCCTGCATTTGTGAGTCAATGAGGCTTTACCCTCCGGTGGCATGGGACTCAAAACACGCCTTAGACGATGACGTTTTACCCGATGGGACTTTCGTCGGGAAAGGAGATAGAGTAACGTATTTCCCTTACGGGATGGGGAGGATGGAGGCGTTGTGGGGAAAGGATTGGTTCGAGTTCGAACCGGACCGGTGGTTCCAAGAACCGGGTGCAGAGAATGGGTTGCTAAAGCCTGTCAGCCCTTTCAAGTTCCCCGTTTTTCAAGCCGGTCCAAGAGTTTGCCTTGGGAAAGAAATGGCGTTTATTCAGATGAAGTATGTGGTGGCTTCGATACTGAAGAAATTCGAGATCAGACCGGTGAACCGGGAGCAACCGGTTTTTGTTCCTCTATTGACCGGCCATATGGCTGGTGGTTTGAATGTCTTGGTGAAGAGAAGGGAGCTGAAATAG